Proteins from a single region of Streptomyces spinoverrucosus:
- a CDS encoding PaaI family thioesterase, whose amino-acid sequence MTMTTAEADKILSANFAPWVLELGLSVEDLGEDRAVLRLPWSARLAREGGALSGQALMAAADTATVIAVSAARGAFVPMTTVQQSTSFQRAVTDSDVLIRAVLTKLGRRMAFADISMTAARTGELAAHASTVYALLG is encoded by the coding sequence ATGACGATGACCACCGCCGAAGCCGACAAGATCCTCTCCGCCAACTTCGCCCCCTGGGTGCTGGAACTCGGACTGTCCGTCGAAGACTTGGGCGAGGACCGGGCCGTCCTGCGCCTGCCCTGGTCAGCGCGGCTGGCCCGGGAGGGTGGCGCGCTGTCCGGGCAGGCCCTGATGGCCGCCGCCGACACCGCCACCGTGATCGCCGTCTCGGCGGCGCGGGGCGCCTTCGTGCCGATGACGACGGTTCAGCAGTCGACGTCCTTCCAGCGCGCGGTGACGGACTCGGATGTCCTGATCCGGGCGGTGCTGACGAAGCTGGGCCGCCGGATGGCGTTCGCCGACATCTCCATGACGGCCGCACGGACGGGCGAACTCGCGGCCCACGCGAGCACCGTCTATGCACTCCTGGGCTGA
- a CDS encoding type A2 lantipeptide gives MNSTPQVETVEISDAELDNVSGGLSVNAVNTVVGAVDGIAPVSGLVDTVVGTVEGVTGLNTAPVTNLVAGL, from the coding sequence ATGAACTCCACCCCCCAGGTTGAGACCGTCGAGATCTCCGACGCCGAGCTCGACAACGTCTCCGGCGGCCTCTCCGTGAACGCCGTGAACACCGTCGTCGGCGCGGTGGACGGTATCGCCCCGGTCTCCGGCCTGGTCGACACGGTCGTCGGCACCGTCGAGGGTGTCACCGGCCTGAACACCGCTCCGGTCACCAACCTGGTCGCCGGTCTCTGA
- a CDS encoding S1 family peptidase, giving the protein MSHKRIPKRKAAIAAGSVAALGAAALLLPNANASQDGAEDTAAAPKTLKAGDASDLASQLAGLLGDAFAGSYYDADNQQLVINVVGDNNQLVVQAKKAGAAVRQVENSTAELKSAAQTLKTEATIPGTAWAVDPRTNKIRVTADSTVTGEKWDTLESTVQSLGSGMATIQKSAGTFKTFASGGDAIFGGGSRCSLGFNVTAGDGSPAFLTAGHCGVAVAEWSDAQNGAPIATVDQAVFPGEGDFALVKYDDPATEAPSDVNVGGGQTVPILQAAEAAVGQEVFRMGSTTGLADGTVTGLDATVNYPEGTVTGLIQTNVCAEPGDSGGSMFTQDGLAIGLTSGGSGDCTVGGETFFQPVTTALAAVGATLGAGDAGGAGEGAGAGDGAGEGAGAGEGVGEGAGEEAGAGEQAGGGEAVGGEQAGEEAGVGDQSGIEDGSGLNGTN; this is encoded by the coding sequence TTGAGTCACAAGCGAATTCCGAAGCGCAAGGCCGCGATCGCGGCGGGCAGCGTGGCGGCGCTCGGAGCGGCGGCACTCCTGCTGCCGAACGCCAACGCGTCCCAGGACGGTGCCGAGGACACGGCCGCCGCACCCAAGACCCTGAAGGCGGGCGACGCCTCGGACCTCGCCTCGCAGCTCGCCGGGCTGCTCGGCGACGCCTTCGCCGGCTCCTACTACGACGCCGACAACCAGCAGCTCGTCATCAACGTGGTCGGCGACAACAACCAGCTGGTCGTCCAGGCCAAGAAGGCGGGCGCGGCGGTCCGCCAGGTCGAGAACAGCACGGCCGAACTCAAGTCCGCCGCGCAGACGCTGAAGACCGAGGCCACCATCCCGGGCACCGCGTGGGCCGTCGACCCCAGGACGAACAAGATCCGGGTCACCGCCGACAGCACGGTCACCGGCGAGAAGTGGGACACGCTGGAGTCGACCGTGCAGAGCCTCGGCTCCGGCATGGCGACCATCCAGAAGTCCGCCGGCACCTTCAAGACGTTCGCCTCCGGCGGCGACGCGATATTCGGCGGCGGCTCCCGCTGCTCCCTCGGCTTCAACGTCACCGCGGGCGACGGCTCCCCGGCCTTCCTGACCGCCGGTCACTGCGGGGTCGCGGTGGCCGAGTGGTCCGACGCGCAGAACGGCGCCCCGATCGCCACCGTCGACCAGGCCGTCTTCCCGGGCGAGGGCGACTTCGCGCTCGTCAAGTACGACGACCCCGCGACCGAGGCACCGAGCGACGTCAACGTCGGCGGCGGGCAGACCGTCCCGATCCTCCAGGCCGCGGAAGCCGCCGTCGGCCAGGAGGTGTTCCGGATGGGCAGCACCACCGGCCTCGCCGACGGCACGGTCACCGGGCTCGACGCCACCGTCAACTACCCCGAGGGCACGGTCACCGGTCTCATCCAGACCAACGTCTGCGCCGAACCGGGCGACAGCGGCGGCTCGATGTTCACCCAGGACGGCCTCGCCATCGGCCTGACCTCGGGCGGCAGCGGCGACTGCACGGTCGGCGGCGAGACCTTCTTCCAGCCGGTCACCACGGCCCTGGCGGCGGTCGGTGCGACGCTGGGCGCGGGCGACGCCGGCGGTGCCGGTGAGGGTGCCGGTGCGGGCGATGGTGCCGGCGAAGGTGCCGGTGCGGGCGAAGGCGTCGGCGAAGGCGCGGGCGAAGAGGCCGGTGCCGGCGAGCAGGCGGGCGGCGGTGAAGCCGTCGGCGGGGAGCAGGCCGGTGAGGAAGCCGGTGTCGGCGACCAGTCCGGCATCGAGGACGGCTCCGGGCTGAACGGCACCAACTGA
- a CDS encoding NHLP family bacteriocin export ABC transporter peptidase/permease/ATPase subunit, protein MTTAAPETRGRRRAAPPKRTVPKGRRKTVRTPTVLQMEAVECGAASLAMVLGHYGKHVPLEELRIACGVSRDGSRASNLLKAARSYGLTAKGMQMDLAALAEVKAPAVLFWEFNHYVVYDGMGRRFGRRGVFINDPGKGRRFVPMEDFDGSFTGVVLTMEPGDDFTRGGRKPGVWGAMPARLRGTAGTMPAAVLASLLLVVVGAAVPALSRTYIDMFLIGGQTSLLDVLFASMGACVLLTLVLTWLQQANLHHGRIISSTLSSARFLRHLLRLPVTFFSQRSPADLVQRLQSNDAVAETLARDLAAAGVDAVVVVLYAVLLYTYDPQLTFVGIGVALLNVVAMRVVIRLRATRTAKLRADNARLTNTAYTGLQLIETMKATGGEDGYFRKWAGQHATTLEEQQRLGVPSAWLGVVAPTLATLNSALILWIGGMRAIEGAISVGLLVAFQALVTRFTAPLTRLNGVAGRIQDFAADVARLKDVENFRTDPLYDRAGGDSTRRLHGHVELENITFGYSPLDKPLLTGFDLTVGPGQQVALVGGSGSGKSTVSRLISGLYTPWEGVIRIDGQRLEDIPRGALAASVSFVDQDVFLFEGSVRDNVALWDPSIPDEAVVEALKDAALHDVVMRRPGGIHSRVEQDGRNFSGGQRQRLEIARALVRRPSILVLDEVTSALDAETEQAVMDNLRRRGCACVVIAHRLSTVRDSDEIVVLQHGTIVERGRHDELVASGGAYAALVRER, encoded by the coding sequence GTGACCACCGCCGCACCGGAAACCCGCGGCCGCCGCCGGGCCGCCCCGCCCAAGCGCACCGTCCCCAAGGGCCGCCGCAAGACCGTCCGCACCCCCACCGTCCTCCAGATGGAGGCCGTCGAGTGCGGCGCCGCCTCCTTGGCGATGGTGCTCGGCCACTACGGCAAGCACGTCCCGCTGGAGGAGCTGCGCATCGCCTGCGGTGTCTCCCGCGACGGCTCGCGCGCCAGCAATCTGCTGAAGGCGGCGCGCAGTTACGGCCTGACCGCCAAGGGCATGCAGATGGACCTGGCCGCCCTCGCCGAGGTGAAGGCGCCGGCCGTCCTGTTCTGGGAGTTCAACCACTACGTCGTCTACGACGGCATGGGCCGCCGCTTCGGCCGCCGGGGCGTGTTCATCAACGACCCCGGCAAGGGCCGGCGTTTCGTACCGATGGAGGACTTCGACGGCAGTTTCACCGGCGTCGTCCTCACCATGGAGCCGGGCGACGACTTCACGCGCGGCGGGCGCAAGCCGGGAGTCTGGGGCGCGATGCCCGCCCGGCTGCGCGGCACCGCGGGCACGATGCCCGCCGCCGTGCTGGCGAGCCTGCTGCTGGTCGTGGTCGGCGCGGCCGTACCCGCGCTCAGCCGGACCTACATCGACATGTTCCTGATCGGCGGGCAGACCTCGCTGCTGGACGTGCTGTTCGCGTCCATGGGCGCGTGCGTGCTGCTCACGCTGGTGCTGACCTGGCTGCAACAGGCCAACCTGCACCACGGCCGCATCATCTCCTCGACCCTGTCCAGCGCCCGTTTCCTGCGGCACCTGCTGCGGCTGCCGGTCACCTTCTTCTCCCAGCGCAGCCCGGCAGACCTGGTGCAGCGCCTGCAGTCGAACGACGCGGTGGCCGAGACGCTGGCCCGCGACCTGGCGGCGGCGGGCGTGGACGCGGTGGTCGTGGTGCTGTACGCCGTACTCCTCTATACCTACGACCCGCAACTCACCTTCGTCGGCATCGGTGTGGCGTTGCTGAACGTCGTCGCGATGCGGGTCGTGATCCGGCTGCGCGCGACCCGCACGGCGAAGCTGCGCGCGGACAACGCCCGGCTCACCAACACGGCGTACACCGGCCTGCAGCTGATCGAGACGATGAAGGCGACCGGCGGCGAGGACGGCTACTTCCGCAAGTGGGCCGGACAGCACGCCACCACCCTGGAGGAACAGCAGCGGCTCGGCGTGCCGAGCGCCTGGCTGGGCGTGGTCGCGCCGACGCTGGCCACGCTCAACAGCGCGCTGATCCTGTGGATCGGCGGCATGCGGGCGATCGAGGGCGCCATCTCTGTCGGCCTGCTGGTCGCCTTCCAGGCGCTGGTCACGCGTTTCACCGCCCCGCTGACCCGGCTCAACGGCGTCGCGGGCCGCATCCAGGACTTCGCGGCCGACGTGGCCCGGCTGAAGGACGTGGAGAACTTCCGCACGGATCCGCTGTACGACCGCGCGGGCGGCGACTCCACGCGCAGGCTGCACGGCCATGTCGAGCTGGAGAACATCACCTTCGGCTACAGCCCCCTCGACAAGCCGCTGCTCACCGGCTTCGATCTGACCGTCGGACCGGGTCAGCAGGTCGCGCTCGTCGGCGGCTCGGGCAGCGGGAAGTCGACCGTGTCCCGGCTGATCTCGGGCCTGTACACGCCCTGGGAGGGCGTGATCCGCATCGACGGGCAGCGCCTTGAGGACATCCCGCGTGGCGCGCTCGCGGCCTCCGTCTCCTTCGTCGACCAGGACGTGTTCCTGTTCGAGGGCTCGGTGCGGGACAACGTGGCGCTGTGGGACCCGTCCATCCCGGACGAGGCGGTGGTCGAGGCGCTGAAGGACGCCGCGCTGCACGACGTGGTGATGCGCCGCCCCGGCGGCATCCACAGCCGGGTCGAGCAGGACGGCCGCAACTTCTCCGGCGGGCAGCGCCAACGCCTGGAGATCGCCCGGGCGTTGGTGCGCCGGCCCAGCATTCTGGTGCTGGACGAGGTGACCAGCGCCCTCGACGCCGAGACCGAGCAGGCCGTCATGGACAATCTGCGCCGGCGTGGCTGCGCCTGCGTGGTGATCGCACACCGGCTCAGCACCGTGCGGGACAGCGACGAGATCGTCGTACTCCAGCACGGCACGATCGTGGAACGCGGCCGGCACGACGAGCTGGTGGCGAGCGGCGGCGCGTACGCGGCGCTGGTCAGGGAGCGGTGA
- a CDS encoding SpoIIE family protein phosphatase translates to MVGVPDKQAPAERRAPPGGSLMSLALASMMDGVHAHSGAVYLLSDDESVLEMAVMAGLPRAFAAPWERVGLGAPIPIAEAARERRLIWVGGEDDMARRYPRVAVVLPYPFALAALPVATATKVYGAVFVTWPGSQSHELSDRERGQLASACDRLAVRLERAAEESRPVLPEADPLTTLGRAAGTLGSVEATRMVARLPYGLCSLDLYGRISFANPAAAELIGVPTSRLLGTHLWAAVPWLNDPVYEDRYRAALISQHVTSFVALRPPGEWLSFRLYPSATGLSVRVSRARAVSEMGRTAPPPSDGPSRLVTITQLLSLAGALTEAVSVQDVVQLVAEEIAPAVGSQALVVLGSRAGRLHVLGHRGYPDPHLVERFDGTPLSAPTPGAHALNSGVPAFFESQAELERLYPIRHATPDGFAAWAYVPLIASGRPVGTCVLAYAEPHAFPADERAVLTSLGGLIALALERALLYDAKHQLAHGLQAALLPHSLPPLPGIDTAARYLAGTRGMDIGGDFYDVVPVEGLAAAVIGDVQGHNVTAAGLMGQIRTAVRAYTTVGQSPAEVMSRTNRLLFDLGSELFASCLYLRLDPGRGRAVMARAGHPPPLLRRPDGRVRVLDLAGGPLLGIDGAATYPTTEVDLTPGSVLVLYTDGLVESPGVDIEEALVELGRRLAVAGDRPLDELADVLVGQEGGGEERIDDVALLLLRATGAVGDD, encoded by the coding sequence GTGGTCGGCGTGCCCGACAAGCAGGCGCCCGCGGAGCGCCGGGCCCCACCCGGCGGTTCCCTGATGTCGCTGGCGCTGGCCTCGATGATGGACGGCGTGCACGCGCACTCCGGCGCGGTGTACCTGCTGTCCGACGACGAGTCCGTACTGGAGATGGCGGTCATGGCCGGGCTGCCCCGGGCGTTCGCGGCGCCCTGGGAGCGGGTGGGGCTCGGCGCCCCCATCCCGATCGCCGAGGCCGCGCGCGAGCGGCGGCTGATCTGGGTGGGCGGCGAGGACGACATGGCGCGCCGCTACCCACGGGTCGCCGTGGTCCTGCCGTACCCCTTCGCGCTGGCCGCGCTGCCGGTGGCGACCGCGACCAAGGTGTACGGGGCGGTGTTCGTGACCTGGCCCGGCTCGCAGTCCCACGAGCTCTCCGACCGGGAGCGGGGGCAGCTGGCCTCGGCCTGCGACCGGCTCGCCGTGCGGCTCGAGCGGGCCGCCGAGGAGAGCCGCCCGGTGCTCCCGGAGGCCGATCCGCTCACCACGCTGGGGAGAGCGGCCGGCACGCTGGGCTCGGTCGAGGCGACGCGCATGGTGGCGCGGCTGCCGTACGGGCTGTGCTCGCTGGATCTGTACGGGCGGATCTCCTTCGCCAACCCGGCGGCGGCCGAGCTGATCGGCGTACCGACCAGTCGGCTGCTCGGCACCCATCTGTGGGCGGCGGTGCCGTGGCTGAACGACCCGGTGTACGAGGACCGGTACCGGGCGGCGCTGATCAGCCAGCACGTCACGTCGTTCGTGGCGCTGCGGCCGCCGGGCGAGTGGCTGTCGTTCCGGCTGTATCCGAGCGCCACGGGGCTGAGCGTCCGGGTGAGCAGGGCGCGGGCCGTGTCGGAGATGGGCCGGACCGCGCCCCCGCCCAGCGACGGTCCGTCCCGTCTGGTGACCATCACGCAGCTGTTGAGCCTCGCCGGTGCGCTCACCGAGGCGGTGAGCGTGCAGGACGTGGTGCAACTGGTCGCCGAGGAGATCGCGCCGGCCGTGGGCAGTCAGGCGCTGGTCGTGCTCGGCTCCCGGGCGGGGCGGCTGCATGTGCTGGGGCACCGCGGCTACCCGGACCCGCACCTCGTGGAGCGGTTCGACGGTACGCCGCTGAGCGCGCCGACGCCGGGCGCGCACGCGCTGAACAGCGGGGTGCCCGCGTTCTTCGAGTCCCAGGCGGAGCTGGAGCGGCTGTATCCGATCCGGCACGCCACCCCGGACGGCTTCGCGGCCTGGGCCTATGTGCCGCTGATCGCCTCGGGACGCCCGGTGGGCACCTGTGTGCTGGCCTACGCCGAGCCGCACGCCTTCCCCGCCGACGAGCGGGCCGTCCTGACCAGCCTCGGCGGGCTGATCGCCCTGGCGCTGGAGCGGGCCCTGCTGTACGACGCCAAGCACCAGCTGGCGCACGGGTTGCAGGCCGCTCTGCTGCCCCACTCGCTGCCGCCGCTGCCGGGCATCGACACTGCCGCCCGCTACCTGGCCGGGACCCGGGGCATGGACATCGGCGGCGACTTCTACGACGTGGTGCCCGTCGAGGGGCTGGCGGCCGCGGTGATCGGGGATGTGCAGGGGCACAACGTGACGGCGGCCGGGCTGATGGGGCAGATCCGTACCGCCGTGCGCGCGTACACGACGGTGGGGCAGTCGCCGGCCGAGGTGATGAGCAGGACCAACCGGCTGCTCTTCGACCTCGGGTCCGAACTGTTCGCCAGCTGTCTGTATCTGCGGCTCGACCCGGGACGCGGGCGGGCGGTGATGGCCCGGGCCGGGCATCCGCCGCCGCTGCTGAGGCGGCCGGACGGCCGGGTCCGCGTGCTGGACCTCGCGGGTGGGCCGCTGCTGGGGATCGACGGGGCGGCGACGTATCCGACGACCGAGGTGGACCTGACGCCGGGTTCGGTGCTCGTCCTCTACACCGACGGTCTCGTCGAGTCGCCCGGTGTCGACATCGAGGAGGCGCTCGTGGAGCTGGGGCGGCGGCTGGCGGTGGCCGGGGACCGGCCGCTGGACGAGCTGGCCGACGTGCTGGTGGGGCAGGAGGGGGGTGGGGAGGAGCGGATCGACGATGTGGCGCTGCTGCTGTTGCGGGCGACGGGGGCTGTGGGGGACGACTGA
- a CDS encoding HlyD family efflux transporter periplasmic adaptor subunit, which translates to MQFRQQALAKLQSPEELDLPVRLARPQGWLVLSVTVVAMAAASVWAVTGSVTSTVSAPAVLTHGEGSYILQSPVAGQVTEILAEEGARLPANSPVLKVRTNEGETVVRTIAAGRLTALAATIGQIIATGANVAAVEKVADADDPLYATVYVPAENAGSIPANAAVDLTVQTVPTQEYGVLRGHVKSVDRAPQSPQEIAAFLGDSQLGEQFTKDGRPVAVLVRLDKSSGTESGYKWSSADGPPYPLTSMTMATGSIRLADQRPVDWLLP; encoded by the coding sequence GTGCAGTTCCGCCAACAGGCCCTCGCCAAGCTCCAGTCGCCGGAGGAGCTCGACCTTCCGGTGCGCCTCGCCCGCCCGCAGGGCTGGCTCGTACTGTCCGTGACCGTGGTCGCGATGGCTGCCGCGTCCGTGTGGGCGGTGACCGGCTCGGTGACCTCCACGGTGAGCGCGCCCGCCGTCCTCACGCACGGCGAGGGCAGCTACATCCTGCAGAGCCCGGTCGCGGGCCAGGTCACCGAGATCCTCGCCGAGGAAGGCGCACGGCTCCCCGCGAACTCCCCCGTCCTGAAGGTCCGTACGAACGAGGGCGAGACCGTCGTCCGCACCATCGCCGCCGGCCGCCTCACCGCGCTCGCCGCCACCATCGGCCAGATCATCGCCACCGGCGCGAACGTCGCCGCCGTCGAGAAGGTCGCCGACGCGGACGACCCGCTGTACGCCACGGTGTACGTCCCCGCCGAGAACGCCGGCTCCATCCCAGCGAACGCGGCCGTGGACCTGACCGTGCAGACGGTCCCGACCCAGGAGTACGGCGTCCTGCGCGGCCATGTGAAGTCCGTGGACCGCGCCCCGCAGTCGCCGCAGGAGATCGCCGCGTTCCTCGGCGACAGCCAGCTCGGCGAGCAGTTCACCAAGGACGGCCGCCCGGTCGCCGTGCTCGTCCGACTGGACAAGTCGTCCGGCACCGAGAGCGGCTACAAGTGGTCGTCGGCGGACGGACCGCCGTACCCCCTCACCTCCATGACGATGGCCACGGGCTCGATCCGGCTGGCCGATCAGCGTCCCGTCGATTGGCTGCTGCCGTGA